In the Pseudonocardia sediminis genome, ACCCCGGCGCCGACGTGACGGTCCCCGAGGCCGGCCGGGCGGGATGAGCGGCACGGCGCCCGTGACGGACCCCGGACTGGCCGACCTGGCCCGCGCCGCCCTGTCGGCGCTGCGGGCGGACGCCGTCCTCGTCGTCGACGAGCGCGGTCACGGACCCCGCGTCGTGCTCGACGAGGGCGCCTCCGGATCCGGCCTGTGCCCGGGCGAGGTGCTCCCCGGCCTCCCCGCCACCGCGGGCGACGCGGTCGTGGACAACGGGCGGAGCCGGTCCGGGCGTGCGGTGCGCTCGACGTCGCTGGGGGACGACGCCGGCCGCCGGATCGGGACGCTGCACGTCCTGCACGACGTCGACGTCACACCACCCGAGCGGCTGCACGCCCACGTCCGCGCGTTCGCCCGGCACCTCGGTGTGATCCTCCAGCGGCGGCCGCGGCGGGCCCCGGACCGGACGCACGTCCTGCCGTGGGACGACGACGACGGGCTGTCCACGACCCTCGACGACGTCACCGCGCTGGTCTCCGACGTCGTCCGGCCCCTGGTCGGCGCAGCCGCCGTGGGGATCACGCTCTGGGACCCCGACCGTCAGGTGCTGCGCGCCCTGCCCGGGGCGTTCGGGGTGGGTGACGGGGCACTCGCCGCGTCGGTCACCGGACCGGTCACGAACCTGCTCAGCACCGGGTCCCGGGTGTTCGCGACCGGCCAGCCCTATCTGAGCAACGATGCCGTCCGCGACCCCGGCGTCCTGCAGCCCTACGCCGAGGTCTTCCGCATCCACCGCATCCTCTCGGTCCCGCTGACGCTGCCCCGTCGGCGCATCGGCGTGCTGCACCTGGTCAACAAGACGGACGACTTCACCGTCGCCGACATCGCGTGCGTCGAGGAGGTGGCCCCCCAGATCGCGGTCGCCGTCGACCTCGCCCGCTCGGTCGGCCGGATGGCCGCCCAGCAGCGTCTGGAGGCGATCCTCACCGCCACCGCCGTCGCGGTCGCCTCCGGGCGTCAGGTCGAGGACTGCCTGGTCCCGGCGTTCGACCGGTTCGTCGAGGTCACCGGCGCGTCGACGGTGGCGCTCGTCCCGCTGACCGCGGACCCGCTCCTGCGCCGCGGCGGCCCGCCGGCGCCCGACATCGAGGAACGCCTGCTCCGCGACGCCCGGGCGCTGGCCGCGACGTCCACCGGCGCGTTCCCGCGGCGGGCCGGGGACCCGGGCTGGGCCGCACTGCACGCACCGGTCACGTTCGACGGCGCCCGGGCGGCGACGCTGTCGGTGCTGCGCCGCAACGGCGAGCCGTTCTCCCCCGAGGAGTCCGACGTCGTGGTTCGCCTGGCCGGCCTCGTCGCGCTGGCCTGGACCACCGAGCGCTACCAGCACCAGCTCGCCGAGATCGCCCGGCTGCGGGAGCGGGAGCGGATCGCCGACGGCCTGCACGACCGCGTCGCCCAGATCCTGTTCGCCGCGCAGCTGGGCATCGACACGGTCCTGGAGTCCTCGCCGCAGGGCCCGTCCACGGAACGCATCGTCGAGGTCCGGGATCTGCTCGTGCACGGCGACGCGGCGATCCGGGACGTGATCCACCGGCTCTCGAACGAGCCCGACGCCTCCCCGGCCCGCCGGATCCGGCTCGAGGTCGAGTCGGTCGAGGACGAGTTCGGCGTGGCCGTCCGCGTCGAGATACCGGATCCCGACGCCCTGGCCACGCTCCCCCGCCCGGTCGCCGACGCCGTGGTCAAGATCGTCCGCGAGGGTACCGTCAACGCCGCGAAGCACGCCGGGCCCTGCCGGATCGGCCTCGACGTCCGGACCGAACGCACCGATGCCGACGATCACCGGCTCGTCGTCACCGTCGTCGACGACGGGCTCGGGGCGGGCCTCGACGGTGTCCCGGGCCGGGGCCTGACGTCGCTGTGCCGCACCGTCGACGACGCGGGCGGCACGCTCGTGCGGACCCGAGCGGGCGACGGGTTCGGGACCCGGCTCGTCGCCACGTTCCCGCTCTGAGGCCGGTCCACGGCGACTCCGCCACCAGGCCATCCGCGCGAACGTGTGAGACGCTGATCTCCCTTCGAGTCCGCCCGTGTCCCCGGTGGCCCGCGATCGAGCGAGCCGGGTAGCCATGCGTGCCGACCGTGCACACCGCAGGAGCGACGCCCCGTGCGTCCACGCGCTGTGCTCGCACGCCCCGGTGGGATCGCTCGAGTTCATCGGGGCGCTGCTGCGCCCCGACCTCGTACCCGGGTCAGGAGCACCACCATGTCCGTCCACATCTGCGACCGCTGCGGCGACGTCACCGTCGACGCCGAGCGGTGCCACTGCATGATCGCGGCCGCCGCGCCCGCGCCCGCGGCCGCCCTCCGCCGGCCCCCGGCCGGGGTGGCCCCGGTCCGGCCCGGTCCCCGGCTGCAGCCGGCACCCCACTCCGACGCCGCGCCACCCAGGCCCGTCCCGGCGCGGCGCAGGACCCTGGCGGTCCGGCTGCACACCCCCCTCCCGAGGGTCACCGTCGCGCAGATCTCGGGGACCCTCGAGGAGTCGACCGCGGCAGTGCTGTCGGAGAAGGTGACCGCGCTGTTCGGCCGGGCCGTGCACATCGTCGTCGACCTGACCGGGACCGCGACCCTGACCCACGGCGGGGTGCGCGTGCTGCTCGGCCTGCACCGGGAGGCGACCGGGCGCGGCACCCAGCTCCATCTCACGCGGCCGTCGGCGTCGGCCGGCGGGACCGGGCGCAAGCTGCTCGACCGGCTCGCGACCGATCGGCTGATCCGGCTCGCCCCTTCGGCCGATGCCGTCCTCTCCGCACTGTCGGGCGGCCCGAGCCGGACGAGCGCGACCTCGTGACGGCCGGCGCCGCGCCGCGGGCGTCGCCGGTGACCGGGGAGGCCGGGGCGGATCCGTCCGCAGCAGCTCCGGACCCGTCCGATCCGGACGGCCCGCGGCACGACGGCCACCGGCGGACCCCGTTCGACCCGGCTCCGCACCGCGCCCGGTGGCGGCACCCGTCCCGGTTCCGACCGCCCGTCGATGATCACCCGCCACCCCCCTGACCCGGCTCACGATCGGCTACGCTGAGTTGCCACGCGATCCGGACCCCTGTCGCGTGCCGGGCTTCGTCGAGCCCGTTCCGCACCACGGGGGTTCCCATGACGTCACGGCACGCCGCCGCCGGCGCGTCCCCGCAGCACCGGGACCGTCGTCATGACTGAACCCGGCGCGGTGACCCGGTCGCTGCTGGCGATCCCCGGCAACGGGACCGACAGCTCGACCTGGGCCGGTCAAATCTGCGCGGCCTGCATCGACGGTCTCGACATCGACGGCGCCGCGTTGTCGGTGCTCAGCGGCAGCACGGCGCGGCGCACCCTGTGTGCGAGCGGACCGGTCGCCGAACGCCTCGAGGAGCTGCAGTTCTCCCTCAACGAAGGGGTCTGCATGGAGGCCGCCGCGACCGGCCGGCCGGTGCTGGTCCCCGACCTGCGGGAGGCCACCGAGGCGGCGCGGTGGCCGTTGTTCGCCGCGGCGGTCGCCGAACGGACCACCGTGACCGCCCTGTTCGCGCTGCCCCTGCAGTGCGGAGTGATCAACCTCGGTGTCATCGACCTGCACCGCAACCGTGCGGGCGCCCTGAGCCCCCAGCAGCAGCGCGACGCGCTCGACGCCACCGAGACCGCGACCGAGCTGATGCTCGGCATGCACGGCGCACCGCGGCCCCCCGCCGGTGGCCCGGCACCGCAGTGGCTCGACACACCCGCCGGGTCCCGCACCGAGGTCCACCAGGCGACCGGTGTCGTGCTCGCCCAGCTCGGGATCAGCGCCGTCGACGCGCTGGCCCGTCTGCGCGGCTACGCCTTCGCCCACGACCGGCTGATGGGCGACGTCGCCCGCGACGTCATCGACCGACGACTGGCCTTCACCGACGACATGAGCTGACGCGGTCCGCGCAGCGACACCACCCACACGACACGACCCAGGAACGGCCCGCACCGGCGGGTCCACCGAAGGAGGAGATCACCGTGCCCGAGCGAGAGCACCAGGTGAACCAGGCGTTCGTCACCCTCGCCGACAGCCTGGTCGACGACTACGACATCATCGATCTGCTGGACCAGCTCGTGGCCCACTGCGTGTCGCTGCTGGCCGCCGAGTCCGCCGGCATCGTCCTGGGCGACGCCCGGGGCCAGCTCCGGGCCGTCGCGGCGTCCAGCGAGGCCGCCCAGGCGATGGAGCTGCTGCAGGTGCAGGCCGACCAGGGCCCCTGCCTGGACAGCTTCAGCACCGCCACCGCGATCAGCGTCCCGGACATCGGGCAGGCCGCCGACCGGTGGCCGCGCGTCGTCGACGTCCTCACCCGGGCGGGGTTCGCCGGATCGGTGCACGCGATCCCCCTGCGGCTGCGGGGTCAGGCCATCGGCGCGCTGAACCTGTTCCACCGCAGCCCCGGGCCCCTGCCCGAACGCGACCTCGCCCTCGGGCAGGCCCTCGCCGACGTGGCCACGATCGGCATCCTGTCCGAGCGGGCCATCCGCCGCGGCGAGGTGGTCACCGAGCAGCTCCAGACCGCGCTCGACAGCCGGGTGGTCATCGAGCAGGCCAAGGGGGTGCTCTCCCAGCAGCTCGACGCGGGCATGGACGTGGCGTTCGAGCGGCTGCGCCGGTACTCGCGGAACAACAACCTGCGCCTGAGCGAGGTGGCCCGTCAGGTCGTCGCCGGGGAGCTCGCCACGGGCGACATCGCACCGGAGGCCACGGGCGACATCGCACCGGAGTCCGTCTCCCCGGAGGCTGTCGGCCGGCAGAACGCCCGCGCCGACCCGTCGTCCTGCGTCCGCCGCTGAGCGGTCGCGCGACGACGGGCCGGCGCTCTCAGACGGACCCGTCCTCGTCGACGAAGATCGCCGACTCCGGGCAGGCGACGGCACCGGCGCGGGCGGAGGCCTCCAGCTCCGGTGGGACGTCGACGTGCTTGCCGACGAGGGCGTTGTACCCCTCGTCGTCGAGGTCGTAGACGTCCGGCGCGACCGCGGCGCACTGCCCGTGCGCCGCGCACAGCGCCGGGTCGACGAAGTACCTCACGCGCCCGAGCCCTCCTTCGCACCCGGGGTGAACTCGACCGGCAGCGTCTCCATGTCGCGGGTGACGGTGCTGTGGCTGAACAGGGGCTCCTGACCGGAGGCCATGTGCAGGTCGGGCAGACGGCGCAGCATCTCCTCCATCGCCGTCAGCGCCTGCAGGCGGGCCAGGTGCGAGCCGATGCAGCGGTGCGGGCCGTAGCCGAACGCGATGTTGGTCGGGATCTTGCGGGTGATGTCGATCTCGTGCGGGTCGGAGAAGTGGCGGGGGTCGCGGGCGGCCGCGGCGTAGGACAGCATGACCATCTCCCCCTTCTTGATCGTCTGGCCGGCGACCTCGGTGTCCTTGGTCGCGGTCCGTCCCAGCGACAGGATCGAGGCGTAGACCCGGATGACCTCCTCCACCGCGCCCGGGCGCAGCGACGGGTCGTCGGCGAGGCGCTTCGCGTCCTCGGGGTGCGTGGCCAGGAAGTGCGCGATGCCCGAGAGCAGGAACGTCGTGGTGGCCAGGCCACCGGCCAGCATGTCGACCATGATGAAGATCTTGTGGTTCCACGGCGCCGGCTCGCCGTCGTCGGTCTCGACACCCTTGAGGACGGCGTCGACGAAGTCACCGCGCTCCGGCTCGTTCTGCCGCTGCTTGAGGTAGCCGTCGAGGTAGGCGCCGACCTTGTTCCAGCCGTCGCCACGCTCGGCCACCGGGCCACGCACCGCCTGGTCGGCGGCGGCCTGCAGGTAGGGCAGATCCTCCAGCGGCACCCCCAGCATCGTCGAGAAGAACACCCGGCCCGGGAGGTGCGCGGCGAAGGCGTCCACCCAATCGCAGCTGCCGTGGTCGATGAACTGGTCGATCAGCTCGTTGGCGTTGGCCCGGATGCTCTCCTTGTTGCCGCGGATAGCGCGCGGGCTGAAGAACTCGCCCAGGTGCGAGCGCCACCGGGTCTGGTACGGCGGGTCGATCTCCAACGGGTAGAGCCGCGCGTCGTCGGTGCCGCTGCGGGTGGGCTCGTAGCCGTTGGTGTTGGTCCAGGTCTGCCAGTCCTGCCCGATGGCGCGGACGTCGTCGAACCCGCTCACCACCCAGTAGCCTCCCTGCGCCTCGCTGCGCGCGACCGGGCATCCCTGGTGCACGGCCGAGACGACCTCGTCGAAGTTCTGCGAGAACTCGGTCGAGTCGAGGTCGAAGTCGGTGAAGTGGTTCCGTCCACCGATCTCTCCGGACACGGTCATGGCATCTCCTCGTGGGTGTGGTGGGGCGTGCGTTCTAGATGCGTGTGGCGGCGGTGCCGCTCTGGGCGGGGTCGCCCGCCACGGCACCGGAGGCGAGCAGCTCGTCGCGGCGCTCGGCGTCGTAGCCGAGCTCGGCGAGCACCTCGGTGGTGTGCTCGCCCAGGCGCGGGGCGGGTCGCTGCCATGCCAGCGGCTCCCCGTCGGCGAGCCAGGGCAGGCGGACGAGCGGGACGTCGTCGGAGTCGACGAACGTGCCGCGCTCGGCGGCGATGTCGGTCTGCACGGCCTCCTCCAGGCCGAACACCTTCCCCGCCGGAACGCCCGCGGCACTCAGGCGCTCGATCCAGGTCTCGGTGGGCTCGCGCAGCGTGATCGCGGTGATCGTGATCTCGAGCGCGTCCTTGTTCCGGGTCCGGTCGGCGACGGTCGCGAAGCGCTCCTCGTCGATCAGCCCGGGAGCGCCGAGCGCGCGGGCCGCGGCCTCCCACAGCTTCTGGCTCGGCGCGGCCAGCAGCAGGTAGCCGTCGGCGGCCTCGTAGCACTGGTACGGCGCGGCGATCGGGTTGCCGGAGCCCGCGCGGCGGGGCCGCTGCCCGGTCACGCGTGCGCTGGTGGCCTGGTAGGCGACGAGGGAGAACGCGGTGTCGACGAGCGAGGTCTCCAGGGTCCCGACGTCCTGGCCCTTCGCACGCGCCAGCAGCGCGCCGAGGACGCCCATCGCGACCCACTGCCCGGTGCCGAGGTCGACGACCGACGGCGCGCAGCGGGTGGGCGGCGCGTCGTCGTGCCCGGTCATCTCCATGATCCCGCTGAACGCCTGGACCAGCGGGTCGTAACCGGGGCGGCCGCGCCCCACCGGGCCGGTGCCGAACGCGTTGACGTCGTAGTAGAGGACGTCGGGGTTCTGTGCCAGCGCCGCCTCGCGCCCGATGCCGAGCCGGTCGGCCACCCCGGGGCGCATGCTCTGCAGCACCACGTCGGACCGCGCGATGATCGCCAGCGCGACCTCGACGCCGTCGGGCGACTTCAGGTCGATCACGACGCCGCGCTTGCCCGCGCCGACGTAGCGGTGCACGACGCTGACCCCGGCGGCCTGCGAGGCGTAGTGCCGCGAGTCGTCACCGGCCGGCGGTTCGACCTTGATCACGTCGGCCCCGAGCTGCGCCAGGATCATCGAGCCGAACGGGCCTGCGATGTTCGCGCAGAAGTCGACGATCCGGACACCGCGCAGCGGCAGGAAACTCATCGAGGCGTCCCCTTCCCGGCACGCCCGCTCCGGTGCACCGTCTGTGATCCAGTACACACGGTGTGATCGGGCGACCGCGACTGTCGGTTCCGCTAGTTGGTCTTCGTCTCCGGCGGTACCTAGGCTCGAACGGCCGGTGGTGGGCGAACGGGGAAGGCGGCGGCCGCGTGACCGAGTGGACCTTCGCCGACGTCTGGGAGGCGGCCGCGGACGCCGTGCCCGGCGGGACCGCCCAGGTCCACGGCGACCGGCGCGACACCTGGTCGGTCTTCGACCGGCGTGCCGACGGGGTCGCCGCGACCCTCCTCGACGCCGGGCTGAGCCGTCAGGACTCCGTCGCGCTCGCCCTCTACAACGGCACCGAGTACCTCGAGTCGGCGTTCGGTGCGTTCAAGGCCGGGCTGGTCCCGGTGAACACGAACTACCGCTACGGCCCCGACGAGCTCACCTACCTCTGGGACGACGCGGACGCGAGCGCCGTCGTGTTCCACGGGGCGCTGACCGACACCGTCGCGCAGGTCCGCGACCGGCTCCCGGGGGTGCGGCTGTGGCTGCACGCCGACGACGCGACGACACCGTGCCCGGACTGGGCCGTGCCCTACGAGCAGGCGGCGGCCTCGGCGGGCGGGCGCGTCCGTGCCCCGTGGGGCCGTTCCGGCGACGACCTGCTCCTGATCTACACCGGCGGGACGACCGGGCGTCCCAAGGGCGTGATGTGGCGCCAGCACGACATGTACCGCGTCTCCGACGTCGCCCGCGACCCCGACACCGCCGACCTGGCGCACGTCCGTTCGCGGATCACGGCGTCGCAGAACCGTCCGGTCGGGCTGCCCGGGTCGCCCCTGATGCACGGCACCGGGTTCGTCTTCGCCGGGACGGTGCTGTCCCGCGGCGGCACCGTCGTCACCGCGACCTCACGGCGCCTGGACGTCCCCGAGCTACTGGACCTGATCACCGGAGAGCGGGTCTCGGCGCTGTGCATCGTCGGCGACGCGTTCTGCCGGCCGATCCTCGACACGCTGCGGGAGCACCCCGGGCGCTGGGACCTGACGAGCCTGACCGCGGTGTCGTCGTCGGGGATGATGTGGTCGCCGGCGAACAAGGACGCCCTGCTGGAGTACGCGCCCGACGCGCTGCTGGTCGACATGCTCTCCAGCAGCGAGGCCAGCGGGATGGGGCGCTCGGTCGTCTCGGCGCGCAAGCGCGCGTCGGCGTCCCGGTTCCGGCTCGGCGAGAACTCCTTCGTGATCGACGAGAACGACGTGCCGGTGGTGCCGGGGTCCGGGCAGGTCGGGCGGGTCGCGGTGCGCGGCATCCTGCCGCTGGGCTACCACAAGGACCCGGTCAAGACCGCCGCCACCTTCCCGGTGATCGACGGCGTGCGGTGCTCGGTGCCCGGAGACTTCGCCACCGTCGAGGCCGACGGGTCGGTGACCCTGCTCGGCCGCGGTTCGACCAGCATCAACACCGGTGGCGAGAAGGTGTTCCCGGAGGAGGTCGAGGAGGCCCTGAAGTCCCACCCGGACGTCGTCGACGCCCTGGTGGTCGGTGTACCGGACGAGCGTTTCGGCTCGGCGGTGGCCGCACTGGTGCAGACCCGCGACGACGTCGACACCGGCGTGCTGGTGGAGCACGTGCGCAGCCGCCTGGCCGGATACAAGGCACCCCGGCACGTGCTGGTGGTCGACGACGTCGGCCGGGGCCCCAACGGCAAGGCCGACTACGTTGCGGCCAGGACCCGGATCGAGGCGTGGCTCGCCGCGCCCGCGACCATCCCCGAGCGCTGAGGAGCGGCCGATGACCCCGATCCTGTTCGAGAAGGGCGACGGTATCGCCCGCGTCACCCTGAACCGCCCGGAGAAGCGCAACGCGCTGACCCCGGAGATGGTCGTGCGGCTGGCAGCGATCTGGGACGAGGTCGCCGACGACGACGAGGTCCGGGTCGTGCTGGTGACCGGCGCCGGGGAGAAGGCGTTCTGCTCCGGCGGTGACCTCGGCGCGCTGATCCCGATCATGATGCGCACCCGTGAGCCGGCCGACGAGTGGGAGGAGCGCCTCGCCGCCCGCCGCTCACTGCTGCACGCGGCGCTGCTGCGCAACGACACGTTCTTCAAACCGGTGGTCGCCGCCGTCAACGGGCCGGCCGCGGCCGGGGGCACCGAGTTCCTGCTCTCGACCGACATCCGGGTCGCCGCGACGCACGCGACGTTCACGCTCACCGAGGTCCGCCGGGGTCTGATCGCCGGCGGCGGCTCGCTGGCCCGGCTGACCCGGCAGCTCTCGTGGGCCGACGCGATGGAGGTCGCGCTCGTCGCCGAGCCGATCGACGCCGGGCACGCGCTACGGATCGGCCTGGTCAACCGGGTGGTCGCCCCGGAGGACCTGCTCGCCACGGCCGAGGGCATGGCCCGCTCGATCTGCCTCGGGGCGCCGGTCGCGCTGGCCAAGAGCAAGGAGGCGATGATCCGTTCCAACGGCCGTCCGCTCGACGAGGCGTTCGCGATCGAGACCGAGTGCGTCGTCGCCAACGCGCGCACCGAGGACGCCCGTGAGGGGCCCCGCGCGTTCATGGAGAAGCGCGAACCCGTCTTCCGGGGGCGATGAGATGACGATTCTGACCGGGGTCCGCGTCGTGGAGATGGGGCTGTGGGTCGCCGGGCCCGCCGCCGGCGGGGTGCTCGCCGACTGGGGCGCCGAGGTGATCAAGATCGAGCCGCCGAGGGGCGACCCGATGCGGGGCCTGTTCGGTGCGCTGTCGGGCTCGCAGGAGACGCGGTGCCCGCCGTTCGACCTCTACAACCGCGGCAAACGCAGCGTGTCGGTCGACGTCAACACCGAGCAGGGCCGCGACCTCGTCGAACAGATCATCGGCGACGCCGACGTGTTCGTGACGAACATGCGCCCGGCGTTCCTGGAGCGGGTCGGGCTCGACCACGAGCGACTCCTGGCCCGGTTCCCGCGCCTGGTCTACGCCAGCCTCACCGGCTACGGCCTGGAGGGGCCCGACCGCGACGCCCCCGGGTTCGACGTGGCCGCGTTCTCCGCGCGCGGCGGCGTCGCGGACCGCTCGACGCCTCCGGGCGATGCGCCCACCACCCTGGCCGGGGGCATGGGTGACACCGTCACCGGCGTCACCACCGTCGCCGCGATCCTGGCCGCCCTGCTCTACCGGGAGCGGACCGGGGAGGGCCAGCTGGTGGAGACGTCTCTGCTGCGCTCGGGCGCCTACTCGATCGGCATGGAGCTCTCGACCCGCCTCACGCTGGGCAAGCTCGCTCCCCCGCCGAGCCGGGTGAAGCCCCAGAACCCGCTGATGAACTCCTACGCCGGCAAGGGCGGCGAGTGGTTCTGGCTGATGGGCGCCGAGGCCGAGCGGCACTGGCCCGGCATCCGTGCGGCCCTGGACGACGAGCGCCTCGACGACGAGCGGTTCTCCACCCCGCGCGGCCGTCGCAAGGCCGCGGGTGACTTCGTCGCGATCCTGGACGAGATCTTCGCGAGCCGGACACGCGAGGAGTGGGCGCAGCGCTTCGAGGAGAACGAGGTGTGGTGGACGCCGGTGAACTCCGCCGCCGACGTCCTCACCGACCCGCAGGCGCACGCGGCCGGGGTGTTCGTCGACGTCCCGGTCGCCGGCAGCGGGAGCGACACGATCAGCTCCCTCGCCACCCCGGTGACGTTCGGAGCCGGGGCCGGCCCGACCGCCGCACCTCCGGCGATCGGCGACGACACCGACGCCGTCCTGCGCGACCTCGGCATCTCCGACGCCGAGCTCGACCGGCTGCACTCCGAGAAGATCGTGCACAGCCCGGAGCCGCCCGACGAGCAGCCCTGACCGCCGCACTCGTGGGGCTTTCGTGCCGCGACACCGCACGACAGCTCCACGAGTGGTCAGCGGAAGGCGCCGCCGTCGACGTCGACGCGGCGGCCGCACCACTCCTCGGTCTCCATGGCGGCCGTCACGTCCGGGTCCTCGCAGCGGGCCATGGTGCGGCGGCCGTCGGGCAGGTCCAGGACGGCGACGCCGCGGTCGGGCTTGCCGGGGATGTGGAGCACCGTGTACCCCGCGACGACGGCGGAGCCGGTGTACTCGTCGACCACCTCGACCTCGCTTCCGCTCTCCCGGGCCTGCGCGGTGACGTCGAGGCTCGCGAACGGCCGTGACGGCGGGGCCGACGACCAGATCGCGGCCGCCTGCTTCGTCATCAGCCCGGACACACAGCTGACCAGACCGGTCCCGCCGTCGGCGCGGATCTGCTCGGCCATCCGGCACGTCGCCTGCAGGACGTAGTTGTTGTACGGCCCGCCCGCCCACGGCATCCCGCCGGTGACCGTCAGCGCGCGCTCCTCGGAGACCCCCAGTGCGTCGGCGAACATCTCGACCGCCACCGGGAAGCAGCTGTAGAGGTCGACCAGGTCCAGGTCGTCGGCGCTCGAGCCGGCGTGGTCGAGCACCGCGGCGGCGACGGCGCGGGCACCCGGCGAGTCGCCGAGATCGGCGCGGCGGCACACGTTCACCATGTGGTTGGACTCCGCAGCGACGACCGGGAAGACCCACCTCTCGCGCGGCACCCCGATCTCCTCGGCGACCCCGGCCGAGCACAGCAGCAGTGCCCCGGCCTGGTCGACGCTCCACGAGCTGGTGTGCGAGCGGGTGTAGGGGAACGCCATCATCGGGTTCGACGGCCCGGCGTCGCGGATCTCGGCGGGCGCGGCGGAGCGGGGGCGCCAGGCGTCCGGGTTGCCGGTGGCGACCTCGGAGAAGCGGCTGTACATCGCCGCGATCCGGTCGCGGGACTCGTCGAGGCCCAGGCCGTGACGGGCCCGGAACCCGGCCTCCAGCACGGCGTAGTAGCCGACGGCGCGCGACAGCCCGGCCGTCGCCTCCACGGGGAGACGCAGCTCCGCGTCCGGGGTGCGGTGCACGTCGGGCACGCCGTCGTCCGCGGTCTCGGACGCCTCGGTGCCGGCCCGCGCGGCCTGACGGATCCGGTGCCCCGCCTCGCCGCCGACGACCGCGGCCACCGCGATCTCGCCGTCGGCGATCTTCTGTGCGCACTCGGAGATCAACGACTGCTGCAGGACGCCGACCTCGGCCAGGACCGTCGTGGCCCCGGGGGCGAGCAGGCGGCCGGGGTCGCCGTAGTCCCACCGCCCGTGCGGCACCGCGATGTGCTCGATGCGGCCCAGCAGGTCCCCGTGCCCCCCGCGTGACGGGGCCCCGGCGTCACGCCCGGCGGTGTCGAGCGCGCGGCGCATCAGCTCCAGCGGCTCCGCGGCGTCGGTGTGGTCCTCGCACTTCTGCGACGCCGTGCCCACCCCGACGAGCACCGGGGTCGTGGGTCCGACCGGCCCGCTCACGCGGGGCTCCCGGACCGCGACGGCTGCTGCTCCACCGTGATCGTCAACTGCCCCGTCCTCGTTGCACCGCTGCAGGTCCGGGCTCCCGCGCCGGAGTGTTGATCGAGGCTGGCACCGGGCCG is a window encoding:
- a CDS encoding AMP-binding protein, coding for MTEWTFADVWEAAADAVPGGTAQVHGDRRDTWSVFDRRADGVAATLLDAGLSRQDSVALALYNGTEYLESAFGAFKAGLVPVNTNYRYGPDELTYLWDDADASAVVFHGALTDTVAQVRDRLPGVRLWLHADDATTPCPDWAVPYEQAAASAGGRVRAPWGRSGDDLLLIYTGGTTGRPKGVMWRQHDMYRVSDVARDPDTADLAHVRSRITASQNRPVGLPGSPLMHGTGFVFAGTVLSRGGTVVTATSRRLDVPELLDLITGERVSALCIVGDAFCRPILDTLREHPGRWDLTSLTAVSSSGMMWSPANKDALLEYAPDALLVDMLSSSEASGMGRSVVSARKRASASRFRLGENSFVIDENDVPVVPGSGQVGRVAVRGILPLGYHKDPVKTAATFPVIDGVRCSVPGDFATVEADGSVTLLGRGSTSINTGGEKVFPEEVEEALKSHPDVVDALVVGVPDERFGSAVAALVQTRDDVDTGVLVEHVRSRLAGYKAPRHVLVVDDVGRGPNGKADYVAARTRIEAWLAAPATIPER
- a CDS encoding acetyl-CoA acetyltransferase, with amino-acid sequence MSGPVGPTTPVLVGVGTASQKCEDHTDAAEPLELMRRALDTAGRDAGAPSRGGHGDLLGRIEHIAVPHGRWDYGDPGRLLAPGATTVLAEVGVLQQSLISECAQKIADGEIAVAAVVGGEAGHRIRQAARAGTEASETADDGVPDVHRTPDAELRLPVEATAGLSRAVGYYAVLEAGFRARHGLGLDESRDRIAAMYSRFSEVATGNPDAWRPRSAAPAEIRDAGPSNPMMAFPYTRSHTSSWSVDQAGALLLCSAGVAEEIGVPRERWVFPVVAAESNHMVNVCRRADLGDSPGARAVAAAVLDHAGSSADDLDLVDLYSCFPVAVEMFADALGVSEERALTVTGGMPWAGGPYNNYVLQATCRMAEQIRADGGTGLVSCVSGLMTKQAAAIWSSAPPSRPFASLDVTAQARESGSEVEVVDEYTGSAVVAGYTVLHIPGKPDRGVAVLDLPDGRRTMARCEDPDVTAAMETEEWCGRRVDVDGGAFR
- a CDS encoding enoyl-CoA hydratase/isomerase family protein yields the protein MTPILFEKGDGIARVTLNRPEKRNALTPEMVVRLAAIWDEVADDDEVRVVLVTGAGEKAFCSGGDLGALIPIMMRTREPADEWEERLAARRSLLHAALLRNDTFFKPVVAAVNGPAAAGGTEFLLSTDIRVAATHATFTLTEVRRGLIAGGGSLARLTRQLSWADAMEVALVAEPIDAGHALRIGLVNRVVAPEDLLATAEGMARSICLGAPVALAKSKEAMIRSNGRPLDEAFAIETECVVANARTEDAREGPRAFMEKREPVFRGR
- a CDS encoding CaiB/BaiF CoA transferase family protein codes for the protein MTILTGVRVVEMGLWVAGPAAGGVLADWGAEVIKIEPPRGDPMRGLFGALSGSQETRCPPFDLYNRGKRSVSVDVNTEQGRDLVEQIIGDADVFVTNMRPAFLERVGLDHERLLARFPRLVYASLTGYGLEGPDRDAPGFDVAAFSARGGVADRSTPPGDAPTTLAGGMGDTVTGVTTVAAILAALLYRERTGEGQLVETSLLRSGAYSIGMELSTRLTLGKLAPPPSRVKPQNPLMNSYAGKGGEWFWLMGAEAERHWPGIRAALDDERLDDERFSTPRGRRKAAGDFVAILDEIFASRTREEWAQRFEENEVWWTPVNSAADVLTDPQAHAAGVFVDVPVAGSGSDTISSLATPVTFGAGAGPTAAPPAIGDDTDAVLRDLGISDAELDRLHSEKIVHSPEPPDEQP